A section of the Spirosoma pollinicola genome encodes:
- a CDS encoding class I SAM-dependent rRNA methyltransferase: MTFSKLYLQAGRDEPLRRFHPWVFSRAISRYEGDLNDGDVVEVFDSKKKYLATGHYHDGSIAVRVFSFGATAGGPVTPDLPYWTKKLAHIRTIRQAIVTGETNCYRLVHGEGDGCTGLILDVYNGVVVLQAHSIGMHRERDTITEALKAVFGKELLAVYDKSADTLPDEYGATVTNSYLYGRTPVPHPVQENGNTFLVDWITGQKTGFFLDQRDNRALLAQYAKGKNVLNAFCYSGGFSVYALKADARSVHSVDVSQKAIDLTNQNITANVSEGDERHQAYTEDVMHYMKNHDQVYDVVVLDPPAYAKSQSARHRAVQGYKRLNAEGLRRVAKGGLLFTFSCSQVVDRELFYNTIVAAAIEAGRQVRVLHHLSQPADHPVSLFHPEGGYLKGLVLWVE; the protein is encoded by the coding sequence ATGACGTTTTCCAAATTATATCTACAAGCCGGACGCGATGAACCGCTCCGGCGATTCCACCCCTGGGTGTTCTCACGCGCTATCAGCCGCTACGAAGGTGATCTGAACGATGGCGATGTAGTGGAAGTGTTCGACAGTAAGAAAAAGTATCTTGCCACCGGCCATTACCACGATGGCAGCATTGCCGTTCGGGTTTTTTCTTTCGGTGCTACGGCTGGTGGACCCGTTACGCCCGATTTACCGTACTGGACTAAAAAACTTGCCCATATTCGTACAATTCGCCAGGCAATCGTTACCGGAGAGACCAACTGCTACCGACTCGTTCATGGCGAAGGCGATGGTTGTACAGGTCTTATTCTGGACGTATATAATGGTGTCGTTGTGCTACAGGCACATTCCATTGGTATGCACCGCGAACGGGACACCATTACTGAAGCCCTGAAAGCTGTTTTTGGTAAGGAACTCCTGGCGGTGTATGACAAAAGCGCTGATACTTTGCCCGACGAATACGGTGCTACCGTAACGAATAGCTACCTGTACGGCCGGACACCCGTGCCACACCCGGTGCAGGAAAACGGAAATACGTTTCTGGTCGACTGGATAACCGGCCAGAAAACCGGATTTTTTCTGGATCAGCGCGACAATCGGGCACTCCTGGCTCAGTATGCGAAAGGGAAAAACGTGTTGAATGCTTTTTGTTATTCAGGTGGGTTTTCTGTTTATGCACTCAAAGCAGACGCTCGCTCTGTTCACTCGGTCGATGTATCGCAGAAAGCAATTGACCTGACGAATCAGAACATAACGGCCAACGTCAGTGAAGGCGACGAGCGGCATCAGGCGTATACCGAAGATGTGATGCATTACATGAAAAATCACGATCAGGTATATGATGTTGTGGTGCTCGATCCACCTGCCTATGCCAAAAGCCAGTCGGCACGGCACCGGGCTGTGCAGGGCTATAAACGACTAAACGCCGAGGGCCTTCGTCGGGTGGCGAAGGGTGGTTTGTTGTTCACATTCTCCTGTTCGCAGGTGGTCGATCGGGAATTGTTTTATAATACAATTGTGGCGGCTGCTATTGAAGCAGGTCGGCAGGTGCGCGTGTTACACCACTTGAGCCAACCCGCCGATCACCCGGTTAGCTTATTCCACCCCGAAGGGGGCTATCTGAAAGGATTGGTGCTGTGGGTTGAATGA
- a CDS encoding sugar phosphate isomerase/epimerase family protein, translating into MQRRSFLKQSGLLTAGAFTLGQSNLLANAPAKLISPFGVQLYSARDVMPKDPKGVMTQLANMGYKQFESFSGAQGFLWGLEPKEMKSFLDGIGVKMVSTHFNFRAEMEKPDGIKKSIEMAHDAGLTYLLCPYIGPQKTWDEWKKIADMFNTAGEEVSKAGLKFGYHNHDYSFRPLDGKLPQEFLLANTDPKNVMFELDLCWIDVAGVNTAEHLKKYGKRYELCHVKDYTVQAGKPVQNDLGKGNVDFKKTLRIAMDSGIKYFLVEQEEYAESPMVSLKNDAEYMKKLAV; encoded by the coding sequence ATGCAACGACGCAGTTTCCTAAAACAATCCGGTCTGTTAACAGCCGGAGCCTTTACCCTCGGCCAAAGCAACCTACTGGCCAATGCACCTGCCAAGCTGATCAGCCCGTTTGGCGTTCAACTTTACAGCGCTCGTGACGTGATGCCTAAAGATCCAAAAGGCGTTATGACACAACTAGCCAATATGGGCTACAAACAGTTTGAGAGCTTCAGTGGTGCACAGGGCTTTTTGTGGGGCCTGGAGCCGAAAGAAATGAAGTCATTTCTGGATGGCATCGGGGTAAAAATGGTCAGCACGCACTTCAACTTCAGAGCGGAGATGGAAAAGCCCGACGGAATCAAGAAGAGCATTGAGATGGCTCATGACGCCGGGTTGACTTATTTGCTGTGCCCTTACATTGGTCCGCAAAAAACATGGGACGAATGGAAGAAAATCGCCGATATGTTCAACACCGCCGGTGAAGAAGTGAGCAAGGCTGGCTTGAAATTTGGTTATCACAACCATGACTACTCGTTCCGGCCCCTCGATGGCAAACTTCCTCAGGAATTTCTGTTAGCCAACACCGATCCTAAAAACGTGATGTTTGAACTGGATTTGTGCTGGATTGACGTAGCCGGTGTAAACACCGCCGAGCACCTCAAGAAGTACGGCAAACGCTACGAACTGTGTCACGTCAAAGACTATACGGTACAGGCAGGTAAGCCCGTTCAGAATGACTTGGGCAAAGGCAATGTCGACTTCAAGAAAACACTCCGCATAGCGATGGACAGTGGCATCAAATACTTCCTCGTTGAGCAGGAAGAATACGCCGAGTCGCCAATGGTAAGCCTGAAAAACGATGCGGAGTACATGAAGAAACTGGCCGTGTAA
- a CDS encoding zinc dependent phospholipase C family protein, with protein MAPTWGFFAHQQINRLSVFTLPTDMMHFFKKHIGFLADNAVNPDKRRYAVVGEAPRHFIDLDAYPDTSVATLPRFYKEATARYGEDSLALHGLVPWQIQLTKYQLTEAFKQRDVRRILRVAADLGHYIADANVPLHTTRNYNGQLTNQQGIHGFWESRLPELFSTDYDFLTGQAEYVYSPQKAAWRAVFNANAALDSVLYVEQQLTSEVGETRKYGFEERNGITAKVYSADFSRQYHERLRGQVERQMRASVKMVGDFWYTCWVDAGQPDLRALANYQLTDQEQKEEVEEKKSWLKRLFSAREEN; from the coding sequence ATGGCCCCGACGTGGGGATTTTTTGCGCATCAGCAAATAAATCGACTCTCCGTATTTACACTTCCAACCGATATGATGCACTTTTTTAAAAAGCATATTGGTTTTCTGGCCGACAATGCGGTTAACCCCGATAAGCGACGGTATGCGGTGGTAGGGGAGGCTCCGCGTCATTTTATCGACCTCGATGCCTATCCTGACACATCGGTTGCGACCTTACCAAGATTTTACAAAGAGGCAACGGCCCGTTACGGCGAGGATTCTCTGGCCTTGCACGGACTGGTGCCCTGGCAGATCCAATTGACGAAATATCAATTAACCGAAGCATTTAAGCAACGCGATGTTCGGCGTATTTTACGTGTAGCTGCCGACTTAGGCCATTACATTGCTGATGCTAATGTACCGTTACACACGACCCGTAATTATAATGGGCAGCTAACCAACCAGCAGGGCATTCACGGATTTTGGGAGTCGCGCTTGCCCGAACTGTTCAGTACAGACTATGATTTTCTGACGGGCCAAGCCGAGTATGTGTATTCACCCCAAAAAGCCGCCTGGCGGGCTGTGTTCAATGCCAATGCGGCACTGGATTCAGTACTGTATGTTGAGCAGCAATTAACAAGCGAAGTCGGTGAAACGCGCAAATATGGTTTTGAAGAGCGAAATGGCATCACTGCCAAAGTTTATTCGGCAGACTTCTCCCGGCAGTATCATGAACGGTTGCGCGGGCAGGTCGAACGCCAGATGAGGGCGTCCGTGAAAATGGTTGGCGATTTCTGGTACACCTGCTGGGTTGACGCCGGTCAGCCGGATTTGCGGGCATTGGCAAACTATCAACTTACCGACCAGGAACAAAAAGAAGAAGTCGAAGAGAAGAAGAGTTGGCTTAAACGGCTGTTTTCGGCGAGGGAGGAGAATTGA
- a CDS encoding Dabb family protein, with amino-acid sequence MNVKSKGYTLIVVLLCAFALTIYGAYSPARKAQKQQVVCVKFKKGVENAAVEQHMSGFASLKHEIPQIVGYTSGKTILPNQAVADYDVVHYLTFQSEADIKTFENSAAYKQFVKENEVIWEKTLTVNADIRQ; translated from the coding sequence ATGAATGTCAAGTCAAAGGGATATACCCTAATCGTTGTGTTACTTTGCGCGTTTGCTTTAACAATCTATGGTGCTTACTCACCTGCGCGGAAAGCCCAGAAACAGCAAGTTGTGTGTGTTAAATTCAAAAAAGGGGTCGAAAATGCAGCAGTCGAACAGCATATGAGCGGTTTTGCTTCCTTAAAGCATGAAATTCCACAGATCGTTGGTTACACGTCTGGCAAGACAATTTTGCCAAATCAGGCCGTTGCAGACTATGACGTAGTACATTACCTAACGTTTCAATCGGAAGCTGATATAAAAACTTTTGAGAACAGCGCAGCCTACAAACAATTCGTTAAAGAGAATGAAGTAATCTGGGAAAAAACGTTGACTGTCAACGCCGATATTCGTCAGTAA
- the rpsT gene encoding 30S ribosomal protein S20, which translates to MANHKSSKKAIRSSAKKRLLNRYQHVTTRNMVKKLRTTTDHAMAVELYKTVSSALDKLAKRNIIHKNKAANNKSKLARLVNKLQAAA; encoded by the coding sequence ATGGCAAATCACAAGTCATCAAAAAAAGCTATCCGGTCGAGTGCCAAGAAGCGTTTATTGAACCGTTACCAACACGTAACGACCCGGAACATGGTAAAGAAACTTCGTACGACAACCGACCATGCCATGGCCGTTGAATTGTACAAAACTGTTTCGTCTGCCTTAGACAAACTCGCTAAGCGTAACATCATCCACAAAAACAAAGCAGCCAACAACAAATCGAAATTGGCTCGTTTAGTTAACAAGCTTCAAGCTGCTGCTTAA
- the radC gene encoding RadC family protein yields the protein MSYESSGTIQSWAEEDRPREKLMLKGKAALSEAELIAILINSGTVDLTAVDVSRIILKSVNNNLNDLAKLSVKDLSKFRGIGEARAITIIAALELGRRRKEQDRPQRARVTCSRDAYNEMIPHLIDKPHEEFWILLMNRANEIMRPVLISTGGVSGTVADPKLIFKQAIEHLASSMILFHNHPSGNLTPSQADKDLTKKLKDAGRLLDIPVLDHLIFTDKAYYSFADEGIL from the coding sequence ATGTCCTATGAATCCTCCGGCACCATTCAAAGCTGGGCCGAAGAAGATCGTCCGCGAGAAAAACTCATGCTCAAAGGCAAGGCGGCCTTGTCCGAAGCCGAACTTATTGCGATTCTTATCAACTCCGGCACCGTTGATCTTACAGCCGTAGATGTCTCCCGAATTATTCTCAAAAGCGTCAATAACAACCTCAATGACCTGGCGAAGCTGAGCGTCAAAGACCTCTCGAAGTTTCGGGGTATTGGTGAAGCTCGGGCTATTACTATCATTGCCGCGCTTGAACTGGGTCGTCGGCGTAAGGAACAGGACCGGCCGCAACGGGCACGGGTTACGTGTTCGCGCGATGCCTATAATGAGATGATTCCGCATTTGATCGACAAGCCCCACGAAGAATTCTGGATTTTGTTGATGAACCGCGCCAACGAAATTATGCGTCCGGTTCTGATTAGTACTGGGGGCGTGTCGGGTACCGTTGCCGACCCAAAGTTGATTTTCAAACAGGCTATCGAGCATCTGGCATCCTCGATGATTTTGTTTCATAATCATCCATCAGGCAATTTAACACCTTCGCAAGCAGATAAAGACCTGACTAAAAAACTGAAAGACGCTGGTCGACTGTTAGATATCCCTGTGCTCGATCACCTGATTTTTACCGATAAAGCTTATTACAGTTTTGCCGATGAGGGGATTCTGTAG
- a CDS encoding pseudouridine synthase, with protein MYFLIYKPYLMLSQFSREGDKQTLADLEFTFPSDVYPVGRLDADSEGLLLLTNDKQLNHRLLNPKFRHNRTYYVQVDGALTDDACRQLSDGVTISVDSKTYHTLVAKTSVIDAPDLPERNPPIRYRASIPTSWVSISLHEGKNRQVRKMTAAVGFPTLRLVRWAIENFTAEGMMPGQVRELSREEVMKGLRLF; from the coding sequence ATGTACTTTCTCATCTACAAACCCTACCTTATGCTCTCCCAATTCAGTCGGGAGGGCGATAAACAAACGCTGGCCGATTTGGAGTTTACCTTCCCTTCGGATGTCTATCCCGTAGGGCGACTCGATGCCGACAGCGAAGGGCTCTTGTTGTTGACCAATGACAAACAACTCAATCACCGCCTGCTTAATCCAAAGTTTCGGCATAACCGTACCTATTACGTGCAGGTTGATGGGGCTTTGACCGATGACGCCTGTCGCCAATTGTCGGATGGAGTCACCATTTCGGTAGATAGTAAAACCTATCACACGCTGGTGGCTAAGACCAGTGTGATTGATGCACCAGATTTACCCGAACGCAACCCGCCAATTCGGTATCGGGCCAGTATCCCAACCTCATGGGTATCAATTTCCCTGCACGAAGGTAAAAATCGGCAGGTTCGCAAAATGACCGCTGCGGTGGGTTTCCCAACCCTACGGCTGGTACGCTGGGCTATTGAGAACTTTACTGCCGAGGGGATGATGCCCGGTCAAGTTCGAGAACTGAGTCGGGAAGAGGTGATGAAAGGACTTCGGCTTTTTTAA
- a CDS encoding exodeoxyribonuclease III has product MQLISYNINGIRAAIRNGLVDWLSQHQFDILCFQEVKATTDVVDLSVFEQLGYQYHWHAAEKKGYSGVATFSKIAPTNVVLGCGLPVYDCEGRILRTDFGDLTLLNCYFPSGTSGELRQGVKMGFLSDFYAYVQELRKERPKLIVVGDYNIAHTPIDIHDPIRNKNSTGFLPEERAWMDGWFGSGMTDSFRYKNPADVAYSWWSYRVGARNNNKGWRIDYASVTDNLRDQIIDCKMLPDAVHADHCPVWLSMSERVNE; this is encoded by the coding sequence ATGCAACTTATTTCCTACAACATAAATGGTATCCGGGCGGCTATCCGTAATGGATTGGTCGACTGGCTGTCTCAGCACCAATTTGACATTCTTTGCTTTCAGGAAGTTAAAGCAACGACCGACGTGGTTGATCTGTCTGTATTTGAACAGTTAGGGTATCAATATCACTGGCATGCAGCCGAGAAGAAAGGCTATTCGGGTGTGGCGACGTTTTCGAAAATAGCCCCAACGAATGTTGTTTTAGGCTGTGGGTTACCCGTTTATGACTGTGAAGGACGCATTCTGCGCACCGATTTCGGCGATCTGACACTGCTCAATTGCTATTTTCCGTCGGGCACGTCGGGCGAACTTCGCCAGGGAGTTAAGATGGGTTTTCTATCTGACTTTTATGCATATGTGCAGGAACTTCGGAAAGAGCGGCCCAAGCTTATTGTTGTGGGCGATTACAACATTGCCCATACACCTATCGACATTCATGATCCCATACGCAACAAGAATTCGACTGGTTTCCTACCCGAAGAACGCGCCTGGATGGACGGCTGGTTTGGTAGCGGCATGACCGATTCGTTTCGGTATAAAAACCCTGCCGATGTGGCATATAGCTGGTGGAGTTATCGCGTAGGTGCTCGTAACAACAATAAAGGCTGGCGTATCGACTATGCCTCCGTCACTGACAACCTCCGTGACCAAATTATAGACTGCAAAATGCTACCCGACGCCGTTCACGCCGACCACTGCCCGGTCTGGTTATCAATGAGCGAAAGAGTGAATGAGTGA
- a CDS encoding nucleoside permease, with the protein MLSTTRVKLSVMMFLQFFVWGAWYGQVTKYLETQLHATGVQQGAAFATFSIAMLIAPFFIGMIADRYFAAQKVLGVLNLLGAVVLFYLIQVNDADQFFWVLLVYCLTFAPTLALTSSIAMQQMSSPEKEFPGIRVLGTVSWIVVTNIVGYYGFGDKVTIFQLSMYSAVVLGIFSFFLPDTPPKATKATSFSQILGLDAFKLFKDRSFAIFFLSSVLICIPLSFYYAMANPSLTDGGMQNVENKMSLGQASEVIFMLLIPLAYTRLGVKKMLIVGLVAWIVRFICFGYGDGGAGEWMLYLAIILHGVCYDFFFVTGQIYTDNKAGEKIKSSAQGLISLATYGIGMGIGSYLSGIVKDMFKTGNSVDWTSFWLVPAGIAAAVLVVFVLLFTDKKRPVPNEGELVS; encoded by the coding sequence ATGCTGTCAACGACCCGCGTCAAACTTTCCGTAATGATGTTCCTGCAATTTTTTGTGTGGGGCGCCTGGTACGGCCAAGTGACAAAGTACCTTGAAACACAACTCCATGCTACCGGCGTACAGCAGGGAGCCGCTTTTGCGACTTTTTCAATTGCTATGCTTATCGCTCCCTTCTTTATAGGAATGATTGCAGACCGCTATTTTGCTGCTCAAAAGGTTTTGGGCGTCCTTAATTTATTAGGAGCAGTAGTACTTTTCTACCTCATTCAAGTGAATGATGCCGACCAGTTTTTCTGGGTGTTACTAGTTTATTGTTTAACATTCGCGCCAACTCTGGCCCTAACATCGTCTATTGCGATGCAACAAATGTCCAGCCCTGAAAAAGAGTTTCCGGGTATTCGCGTACTGGGAACTGTATCCTGGATTGTTGTTACTAATATCGTTGGGTACTACGGCTTTGGGGATAAAGTAACAATCTTTCAACTATCCATGTATTCTGCGGTTGTACTGGGTATTTTCTCCTTTTTCCTGCCTGACACCCCTCCCAAGGCTACTAAAGCCACATCTTTCTCGCAAATTTTGGGTCTGGATGCGTTCAAACTATTCAAAGACCGTTCATTTGCTATCTTCTTTCTGTCGTCGGTACTTATTTGTATTCCGCTTTCTTTTTATTACGCCATGGCCAATCCGTCACTGACTGACGGAGGCATGCAGAATGTGGAGAACAAAATGTCACTTGGGCAGGCGTCTGAAGTGATCTTTATGTTGCTCATCCCATTGGCCTACACTCGACTGGGCGTCAAGAAAATGCTTATCGTGGGCTTGGTGGCCTGGATTGTGCGTTTCATTTGCTTCGGTTATGGCGATGGTGGTGCAGGCGAATGGATGCTTTATCTGGCTATCATTCTGCATGGGGTTTGCTACGATTTCTTCTTTGTTACAGGTCAGATTTATACCGATAATAAAGCTGGTGAAAAGATAAAGTCATCGGCACAGGGACTAATTTCATTGGCAACTTACGGTATTGGAATGGGTATTGGCTCTTATCTTTCCGGCATTGTGAAAGATATGTTTAAAACGGGCAATAGCGTCGACTGGACTTCTTTCTGGCTCGTTCCGGCGGGTATCGCGGCTGCGGTATTAGTCGTTTTTGTGCTGTTGTTTACGGATAAAAAGAGACCCGTTCCTAATGAGGGCGAACTGGTATCGTAA
- a CDS encoding DUF4292 domain-containing protein, whose product MKKQLITLVALVAIPALSFAQTADEIITKNIAALGGADKVAAVKSLQFDQSMSVMGMDMTGKVTTVVGQSSRTDITVMGQQMTQVVDGDKGWAINPMAGGSGAQALPEDQVKLQKGNTYVIGTELATAKDKKYPVELVGKEKLNEKDVYNLKVTGPSGVVNYFVDAATYQLAGSKATITMQGQSGEIKSQYSNYKTVDGLTLPSTIELNSPAMPGAITMTLSNMVFNPKVDSTIFAMPK is encoded by the coding sequence ATGAAAAAGCAACTTATTACCCTTGTGGCCCTAGTGGCCATTCCGGCGTTATCCTTTGCGCAGACAGCCGACGAAATCATCACTAAAAATATTGCGGCTTTGGGTGGTGCCGACAAAGTGGCCGCCGTTAAATCGCTCCAGTTCGACCAGTCTATGAGTGTTATGGGCATGGACATGACGGGTAAAGTAACGACGGTTGTTGGGCAATCGTCCCGTACAGACATTACTGTAATGGGTCAGCAAATGACGCAGGTCGTTGACGGCGATAAAGGCTGGGCGATCAACCCGATGGCGGGCGGTTCTGGTGCACAAGCACTTCCAGAAGATCAAGTGAAGCTACAGAAGGGGAATACTTACGTGATTGGTACTGAGTTGGCAACAGCTAAGGATAAAAAATATCCGGTCGAATTGGTTGGGAAAGAAAAGCTGAACGAAAAAGACGTCTATAATTTAAAAGTGACTGGTCCCTCAGGTGTGGTCAATTACTTCGTCGATGCTGCTACCTATCAACTGGCAGGCAGCAAAGCGACCATTACGATGCAGGGGCAAAGTGGTGAAATCAAATCGCAGTATAGCAATTATAAAACGGTAGACGGCCTTACGTTGCCGTCGACAATAGAACTCAACAGTCCTGCCATGCCGGGTGCTATTACCATGACGTTGTCGAATATGGTATTCAACCCTAAAGTTGATTCGACCATCTTCGCGATGCCTAAATAA
- a CDS encoding M28 family peptidase, with the protein MHYQPLLKTAYRTLALAFTVAAAQAQPGPAPVLSGFIPARQAAQVKLEAEFKTKQSSAAFKNHLEKLSSVPHLTGSKENEQVRDYIAETMRKAGWQVDIYPHDVLLPKGPGEIAVELVEPIRQPLNIREFLFKEDKYSSDPRLTPGYNAWSGSGDATAEVVYANYGRKEDFEQLKAMGISVKGKIVLARYGGNFRGYKAQFAQADGAVGVIIYTDPADSGYMRGLTFPEGPYYSESVIQRGSLLTTPYTGDPLTPGEAALPLDAKNTPKRLDQNAVGLHKIPVTPLPYGSATEILKRMAGIRPVPAGWQGGLPYTYRLEGGPALKVRLMVKQEKTIQRIYQVVGTLTGAEFPDEWIIAGCHYDAWSYGATDPNSGTAMLLSMTETMGKLAKAGQRPRRTIKVCHWDAEEPGVIGSAEWSEQFRDELTQKAVAYMNYDAAVSGRTFGASASPSMKKLIIEATQAVQYPDSNKTVYQHWMGHKAAGNPTRVTGSSAPAVMAGEPTIGNLGGGSDHIAPYMHIGIPSLSAGMEGPTLYHSQYDDLYFYDKFADPTYKMGPMMEQVVGTMTMRLANADLVPYDLARYPADLAVHLKAAEKAIQAYAPTYSINPLLNAVADMKKNADACELARQNYLQTGRTDKLVELNKELRLLERSFIDPKGNAFGGWYKSLYASSDPNSGYASWMLPGLLYEASLKSTANLPDLEARYKKAIQTLSDKLLVISKGMGGSNAPAAVGSSK; encoded by the coding sequence ATGCACTATCAGCCTCTACTAAAAACTGCTTACCGAACGCTGGCACTGGCGTTTACAGTTGCAGCCGCTCAGGCGCAGCCTGGCCCAGCGCCAGTACTCAGCGGTTTCATTCCTGCCCGGCAGGCCGCTCAGGTTAAACTCGAAGCCGAGTTTAAAACCAAACAATCATCAGCGGCTTTTAAAAATCACCTCGAAAAGCTGAGTAGCGTGCCGCACCTTACCGGTTCGAAGGAAAATGAGCAGGTGCGCGACTACATTGCCGAAACCATGCGTAAGGCGGGTTGGCAGGTAGACATTTACCCGCACGATGTATTACTACCAAAAGGCCCCGGCGAGATTGCCGTTGAACTGGTCGAACCCATCCGTCAGCCGCTGAACATCCGGGAGTTTCTCTTTAAGGAAGACAAGTACAGCAGCGACCCACGACTGACGCCCGGCTATAATGCCTGGTCGGGTTCGGGCGATGCCACCGCCGAAGTCGTATACGCCAACTATGGCCGGAAAGAAGATTTCGAGCAACTTAAAGCGATGGGTATTTCGGTAAAGGGCAAGATCGTGCTGGCTCGTTACGGCGGCAATTTTCGTGGCTATAAAGCCCAGTTTGCCCAAGCCGATGGGGCCGTTGGCGTGATCATTTATACCGACCCCGCCGATAGCGGCTACATGCGCGGCCTGACCTTCCCGGAAGGCCCCTATTACAGCGAAAGCGTGATTCAGCGGGGTTCTCTGCTGACGACGCCCTATACCGGTGACCCGCTTACCCCCGGCGAAGCAGCCTTGCCACTCGATGCCAAGAACACACCCAAACGGCTCGATCAGAATGCCGTTGGTCTGCATAAAATTCCGGTTACGCCCCTCCCCTACGGTTCTGCTACCGAAATTCTGAAACGGATGGCAGGCATCAGACCCGTTCCGGCAGGCTGGCAAGGCGGCTTACCGTATACCTACCGGCTGGAAGGCGGACCAGCGCTAAAAGTGCGGTTGATGGTGAAGCAGGAGAAAACGATTCAGCGGATTTATCAGGTGGTTGGTACGCTGACCGGTGCCGAGTTCCCCGACGAATGGATCATTGCCGGTTGCCATTACGATGCCTGGTCGTATGGTGCTACCGATCCAAACTCGGGTACGGCGATGTTATTGAGCATGACCGAAACGATGGGTAAACTGGCCAAAGCCGGTCAGCGGCCCCGGCGTACGATTAAAGTTTGCCATTGGGACGCCGAAGAACCGGGCGTAATTGGCTCGGCGGAGTGGAGTGAGCAGTTTCGCGATGAGCTGACACAGAAGGCTGTTGCGTATATGAACTACGATGCGGCTGTGTCTGGTCGGACGTTTGGGGCGAGTGCGTCGCCGTCCATGAAGAAGCTGATTATTGAAGCCACTCAGGCGGTTCAATATCCTGATTCAAACAAAACGGTCTATCAGCACTGGATGGGTCATAAAGCAGCAGGCAATCCAACGCGGGTAACGGGCTCATCGGCTCCGGCAGTGATGGCGGGCGAACCAACGATTGGCAACCTCGGTGGCGGCTCCGATCATATTGCGCCATACATGCACATCGGAATTCCGTCGTTGAGTGCGGGTATGGAAGGACCAACGCTTTACCACTCCCAATACGACGACCTCTATTTTTACGACAAGTTCGCCGATCCGACCTACAAAATGGGACCGATGATGGAGCAGGTTGTGGGCACCATGACTATGCGGCTGGCAAACGCCGACCTTGTTCCCTATGACCTTGCCCGCTACCCAGCCGATCTGGCCGTTCACCTGAAAGCCGCCGAAAAAGCCATTCAGGCCTATGCACCGACGTACTCGATCAACCCATTGCTGAATGCCGTTGCCGATATGAAAAAGAATGCCGACGCCTGCGAACTGGCCCGGCAGAATTACCTGCAAACCGGCCGCACCGATAAGCTAGTGGAGTTGAATAAGGAACTTCGACTTCTGGAACGGTCATTTATTGATCCAAAAGGCAACGCGTTTGGTGGCTGGTACAAATCACTCTATGCGTCATCAGACCCAAACAGCGGATATGCGTCCTGGATGCTACCGGGTTTACTATACGAAGCGTCGTTAAAGTCAACGGCGAATCTACCCGACCTGGAAGCTCGCTACAAAAAGGCGATTCAGACACTCAGCGATAAGTTGCTCGTCATTTCGAAGGGCATGGGAGGCAGCAATGCCCCGGCGGCTGTAGGAAGCAGTAAATGA
- a CDS encoding Rad52/Rad22 family DNA repair protein, with product MELNALTAPLTVHEIEWRVQSQTKDGQKIIVVPYITNRCVMQRFDDQFGWAGWQNEIKEIDGGFLCTITAILPGGEIVRKTDGASRTSVEPVKGGISDAMKRCAVQFGLGRALYDFPKVLIETTDKYIPNWATPLLDKMVEKINAGGTVRDVVVLKPEHAKPTAKAA from the coding sequence ATGGAACTAAACGCATTAACCGCCCCACTTACGGTTCACGAAATTGAGTGGCGGGTACAAAGCCAAACTAAAGATGGTCAGAAGATCATCGTCGTGCCGTACATCACTAATCGTTGCGTGATGCAACGCTTCGACGACCAGTTCGGTTGGGCAGGCTGGCAAAACGAAATCAAGGAAATTGACGGTGGTTTTTTATGCACCATCACGGCGATTCTGCCCGGTGGTGAAATTGTCCGCAAAACCGACGGGGCCAGCCGGACGAGTGTTGAGCCAGTGAAAGGCGGTATCAGCGACGCTATGAAACGGTGCGCTGTTCAGTTTGGATTAGGTCGGGCGTTATATGATTTTCCGAAGGTGCTGATCGAAACAACAGACAAGTATATACCCAATTGGGCAACGCCTTTATTAGACAAAATGGTCGAAAAAATCAACGCGGGCGGCACTGTGCGCGATGTAGTGGTGCTTAAACCCGAACACGCCAAACCAACGGCGAAGGCCGCCTAA